The region CTGAAAATAATGACTATTACAATCTTGCAGAAGGAATTTCAGAAGATGATATAAATAATCATTCAGTTATTGAAGATGAAATAACAATTCCTCTTGCTCTCGTAAATTTCTACAAAGTTCAAAACGTAGATTACGATGCCGTTACTTCAGCATTTCAGTTCTCGATAAACAATTGGAGTTACGAATTGATTCCGTTTCAGGACATTGCCGAAGAATGGATTTCCATACAAGACCTACAATTTGACGAAGAAGATTTACCGGAACAAGATGAAGTAGATTTCGAAAAAATCAAAACCAACAACTACGCCAATCCGAAATGGATTCCGTTTGCAACCGGACGAAACGGAGATTATTTACTTTACGACACAGATCCTGCATCAAAAGGAAAGTTTGGACAAATCATAGAACTTCAAAATGAATCCTGGTCAAGAATCATCGTCGCTGATTCGTTAAAAGAATTAATTCAAAACGAAATCAACAGTTTAAAAGCGGGCAAAACCGAGCATTTTGATTTTATTGTAGGAAAAGAAAATTAGAGCACACGGATAAAACAGATTTGCTTTGCGGAAACACAGATCTACACGGATTTTTTATTTTTTTCTCCCGCAGATTTAGCAGATTATGCGGATTTGTTTTTTTTTTTTAATCTGTTTGATCTGCTAAATCTGCGGCAGAAAATTAATAAGCAAAAAAAAATCCTTTTTAATCCACTTAATCTGTAGCAAAAATAAAATTAGTACAAATTCGGGAAATTAGTGGCTAAAAAAAACTAAGCACTCAATCGAATCGTCTTTCTAAACTCAGACGGACTATACCCTTTTTGCTTTCTAAAAAACTTATTAAAGTGGCTTTCATCCGTAAAACCAAATTCATACGCAATTTCATTAATACGTTTATCACTAAACTGCAAACGATGCTCAATCAGTTTCGTTTTATAATTACTAATATATTGCTGCATAGTTTCACTCGCATGTTTCTTAAAATAACGCCCTAAATACGTATTCGAAATCCCAAAATAATCACTAATCGATTCCGCTTTAATTTTTTCAGGAAAATAAATATTGTTCTGAATGTACTGCAGAATATCCATTGCCTTTGCCTCTGTACCAATATTAACCTGCTCCGGAAGATATTTCGCAATATTTCTCGCCACAATAATAATCAGTGTATTGACCAATTGCTGAATCAATTCCTGATTGTAAACATCTTTATCCTGATGTTCGCGACAGATTGCCTCAATCATCACTTTCACCAGACATTTATCAGGATCATTTTTAAGAATACAACCCGGCTGATGATTCGCATTTTGAAGAATATATTCCAATCGCTGTACATTCTCGTTTTGCAGACTCGAATTTTTCAAATAAATATCATTAAACCTCAAAAAGAAAAACTTTGTTTCCGTTTCAATGGTAAAATTATGACAATCTTCTGGCGTCAATAAAAACAAATGCCCTGGATCGTATTCAAAAATATTCTTATTAATACATTGTCTTCCCGTACCTTCTAAAATATAAACCAGTTCAAAGAAATTATGGCGATCACCCACATCGGGATATTCGTTTAAAGTTTCAAAAGAAACCGTAAAAGGCTCGTATAAATTCTCTTTTTTCATAATTCGTTTTTATTTGAAGTTGCAAATATACCTAAAAAAGACAAAATTATACCATTTTACACTCGTTTAAATGGTATAATTTTGTCAAGAAAATTTGTAAAACATAATATATATCAACATGGAATATAGAAAATTAGGCAATTCAGAACTAGAATTATCAGCCATAACATACGGCGCTTTTGCTATTGGCGGAACCATGTGGGGCGGAACCGAAAAGAAAGATTCAATCGAGTCAGTTCAGGCTTCTATCGACCACGGCGTAACCACAATCGACACTGCTCCTTTTTACGGATTTGGTTTAAGCGAAGAAATGATCGGAGAAGCTATAAAACCTTACGATCGTTCAAAAGTGCAGTTGCTTACTAAATTCGGTTTAGTTTGGGACGGAAGCAACAACGGAAAAGGAGACTTCTTTTTTGATGCTGATGATAACGGAAAACAAGTGCCTATTTACAAATACTCATCCAAAGAAAATGTAATTAAAGAAATCGAAGAAAGCTTAAAACGCCTTAAAACTGATTATATCGATTTACTGCAAATTCACTGGCCAGACAGCACAACGCCAATTTCTGAAACTATGGAAGCAGTTGAAACCTTAATTCAACAAGGAAAAATCAAAGCTTTTGGAGTAAGTAATTACAATATCGAACAAATCAAAGAAGCACAAAAAACGGTTCAGATCGCATCAGATCAGGTGGCCTACAGTATGTTAAACAGAAGCATCGAAAAAGACTTGCTTCCGTTTACCATCGCAGAAAATATCGGAATCATTGCGTACAGTCCAATGGAAAGAGGTTTATTGACAGGGAAATATTTCACCGACAGCAAATTAAAAGAAAACGATCACCGCAACGGCTACTTCGGAAAATTTGATTTACAAAAAGTAAAAACTCTAATCGAAGAATTAAGTTCACTGGCAAACGACAAACACATTTCTATCGCACAATTGGTATTACGTTGGACAACATTACAAAAAGGAATCGCAATTGTATTAGCCGGAGCAAGAAATGCAGAACAAGCCATTTCAAACGCCAAAACAATGGATTTCGATTTATCAGCATCGGAACTTACATTCATCAATGAAGCTATTGCTAAAATAGACTAATTATCTTTTTAAACACATAGAAACATAGTAAGCATAATTTGTCATTTCGACTGAAAGGAGAAATCACACTAGAAACTCTACAATGTATATCACCAATCTTTGTCGAATCCCGAGTGTGATTTCTCGTTCCTCGAAATGACAAAATTTACGTAAACTATGTGTTAGAAACTAGTTTCTTTCAATTCCCTTACCAAGAAAGAAAAAATCTATGCTTCTATG is a window of Flavobacterium crocinum DNA encoding:
- a CDS encoding SMI1/KNR4 family protein, encoding MTKLELSKNGFQINNVNIEFPIDIKVLQEVLGDSRYTKKKYNHIYTWDDLGIMAFSKKGDQVESLAIEFEVKEYDYCAKSIFTGEFIFEGEKLFQYYENNKKQLVKLFKGDRSGAFILNGISVWFDKEDGKITSLSISPREEEEKKVSAPVDPEFKFFEPLWKEWISEINKIVSENNDYYNLAEGISEDDINNHSVIEDEITIPLALVNFYKVQNVDYDAVTSAFQFSINNWSYELIPFQDIAEEWISIQDLQFDEEDLPEQDEVDFEKIKTNNYANPKWIPFATGRNGDYLLYDTDPASKGKFGQIIELQNESWSRIIVADSLKELIQNEINSLKAGKTEHFDFIVGKEN
- a CDS encoding AraC family transcriptional regulator, encoding MKKENLYEPFTVSFETLNEYPDVGDRHNFFELVYILEGTGRQCINKNIFEYDPGHLFLLTPEDCHNFTIETETKFFFLRFNDIYLKNSSLQNENVQRLEYILQNANHQPGCILKNDPDKCLVKVMIEAICREHQDKDVYNQELIQQLVNTLIIIVARNIAKYLPEQVNIGTEAKAMDILQYIQNNIYFPEKIKAESISDYFGISNTYLGRYFKKHASETMQQYISNYKTKLIEHRLQFSDKRINEIAYEFGFTDESHFNKFFRKQKGYSPSEFRKTIRLSA
- a CDS encoding aldo/keto reductase, giving the protein MEYRKLGNSELELSAITYGAFAIGGTMWGGTEKKDSIESVQASIDHGVTTIDTAPFYGFGLSEEMIGEAIKPYDRSKVQLLTKFGLVWDGSNNGKGDFFFDADDNGKQVPIYKYSSKENVIKEIEESLKRLKTDYIDLLQIHWPDSTTPISETMEAVETLIQQGKIKAFGVSNYNIEQIKEAQKTVQIASDQVAYSMLNRSIEKDLLPFTIAENIGIIAYSPMERGLLTGKYFTDSKLKENDHRNGYFGKFDLQKVKTLIEELSSLANDKHISIAQLVLRWTTLQKGIAIVLAGARNAEQAISNAKTMDFDLSASELTFINEAIAKID